The Streptomyces sp. NBC_00670 genome window below encodes:
- a CDS encoding TOMM precursor leader peptide-binding protein, with protein sequence MHPMVKPALRRGWRDLNTVQFGMAPAHAMVVGPVDTATGSLLGLLDGTRGLPLLRDESRRMGLPDGHVDTLVARLSASGLLDDATGGGPEGAELREKKEVLDRLRPDLASLSLVAREPGAGLSRLAARRSLRVQVRGAGRVGVVLASLLAGAGVGQVEVRDIGRVEPWDVAPGGLPAESVGERRDEAARRAVRRAAPDRPRGRRPTAARTGGAADPGLNLVVLAPRDGLAVHAPDPAAAEPLLASGTPHLYAGVVEGTGVVGPLVLPGETACAGCLDRDRSDRDETWPRLVAQWRSGRPRQGQACDLALAAAVASLAAGHALAFLDGQSPASAGARWEASVPRLDWHARPVWGHPGCACGAARKGDGETAEKGNRAQAAEDGGSRATMAVRQPSTEVSRKAPATRLSRTWRAHV encoded by the coding sequence ATGCATCCGATGGTGAAGCCCGCGCTGCGGCGCGGCTGGCGGGATCTGAACACCGTGCAGTTCGGGATGGCTCCCGCGCACGCCATGGTGGTGGGGCCGGTGGACACGGCGACGGGCAGTCTGCTCGGCCTGCTCGACGGCACCCGGGGACTGCCCCTGCTGCGGGACGAGAGCCGGCGGATGGGGCTGCCGGACGGTCATGTGGACACGCTCGTGGCACGGCTCTCCGCGTCCGGCCTGCTGGACGACGCGACGGGCGGCGGCCCGGAGGGCGCCGAGCTGCGGGAGAAGAAGGAGGTGCTGGACCGGCTCCGGCCCGACCTCGCCTCCCTGTCGCTCGTCGCCCGCGAGCCGGGCGCCGGACTGAGCCGGCTCGCCGCCCGCCGGTCGCTGCGGGTGCAGGTCAGAGGGGCCGGACGGGTCGGCGTCGTCCTGGCCTCGCTACTGGCGGGCGCGGGGGTGGGTCAGGTGGAGGTGCGGGACATCGGGCGGGTCGAGCCGTGGGACGTGGCGCCGGGCGGGCTGCCGGCGGAGTCGGTCGGCGAGCGCCGGGACGAGGCGGCCCGGCGGGCGGTGCGCCGGGCGGCTCCCGACCGGCCCCGGGGCCGTCGGCCCACCGCCGCACGGACCGGCGGTGCGGCCGACCCAGGTCTGAACCTGGTGGTGCTCGCCCCGCGCGACGGGCTCGCGGTCCACGCCCCGGACCCGGCCGCCGCCGAGCCGCTGCTCGCCTCCGGGACTCCTCATCTGTACGCGGGTGTCGTCGAGGGCACGGGCGTGGTCGGACCGCTGGTCCTGCCCGGGGAGACCGCCTGCGCGGGCTGTCTGGACCGGGACCGCTCCGACCGGGACGAGACCTGGCCGCGGCTGGTCGCCCAGTGGCGCTCGGGCCGCCCGCGTCAGGGGCAGGCCTGCGACCTGGCACTGGCGGCCGCGGTCGCCTCGCTCGCCGCCGGACACGCGCTGGCCTTCCTCGACGGACAGTCCCCGGCGAGCGCCGGGGCCCGCTGGGAGGCCTCGGTGCCCCGGCTCGACTGGCACGCGCGCCCGGTGTGGGGCCACCCAGGGTGCGCCTGCGGCGCGGCGCGAAAGGGCGACGGAGAGACGGCGGAGAAAGGTAACAGGGCACAGGCCGCGGAGGACGGCGGATCACGCGCGACAATGGCGGTGCGGCAGCCGTCGACGGAGGTGTCCCGCAAGGCACCCGCGACACGGTTGTCCAGGACTTGGAGGGCGCATGTCTGA
- a CDS encoding TerD family protein produces the protein MAREFQRGHKARISDLTAGTDLYVGVQIAGPGLTFDISCFGLDADERLSDDRYFVFFNQPKTPEESIQLLGAQAGDTESFRVTLDRIPPQIQKLSFTATLDGAGQMSQIGPGYLRIVAGGEEVARYPFSGSEFSTERAVMLGDFYLKDVWRFAAVGQGFDGGLDALLKNFGGEVLEEEEPAPQQQPQSGAAPGFAPPPQVAAPPAFGAPATPAAPQPPAPAPAPVPPPAPAPQPAPQGFAPPQGGGTPPPAPAPAPPVHAAPTIVAPLNTPPVGTVPPPAPAPYAQPPGPPGPPGPPPGYGQQPPAPSAPMPPGYGQQGPPAPPGYGQQPPQAPPGYGQVPGQPGAPGVPGAPAPYGVPQGAPQGGAGVTAALQAYREAPTGQRWTQQNKKLVRVDLGVGGQPVLARQGSMVLYQGKVDFGYKGAGFAGRIVGNATGQEMQLMRCTGQGQVFLAEGAAHLHPVELQGDAICVSAENVLAFDESLQYEVRRIEGHGIPGGALFTMQFQGTGTLVVKTHGTPVVLPVTPTTFADCNAVVAWSAASQVIVSSQVRMRRNAYPGDTGESVNLQFRGAPGNFIVVQPYEV, from the coding sequence ATGGCCAGGGAATTCCAACGCGGCCACAAGGCCAGGATCAGTGACCTCACCGCGGGAACGGATCTGTACGTGGGCGTGCAGATCGCCGGTCCCGGACTGACGTTCGACATCAGCTGCTTCGGGCTCGACGCCGACGAGCGGCTCTCGGACGACCGGTACTTCGTCTTCTTCAACCAGCCGAAGACGCCCGAGGAGTCCATTCAGCTGCTCGGCGCCCAGGCGGGCGACACGGAGTCCTTCCGGGTGACGCTGGACCGGATCCCGCCGCAGATCCAGAAGCTGTCGTTCACCGCGACGCTCGACGGAGCCGGCCAGATGTCGCAGATCGGCCCCGGCTATCTGCGCATCGTCGCGGGCGGCGAGGAGGTCGCCCGCTACCCGTTCAGCGGCTCCGAGTTCAGCACGGAGCGGGCCGTCATGCTCGGCGACTTCTACCTCAAGGACGTCTGGCGGTTCGCCGCCGTCGGCCAGGGCTTCGACGGCGGACTCGACGCGCTGCTGAAGAACTTCGGCGGCGAGGTGCTCGAGGAGGAGGAGCCGGCCCCGCAGCAGCAGCCGCAGTCCGGCGCCGCCCCCGGCTTCGCCCCGCCGCCCCAGGTCGCGGCACCCCCGGCCTTCGGCGCCCCCGCCACCCCGGCGGCCCCGCAGCCCCCGGCGCCCGCGCCGGCCCCCGTCCCGCCCCCGGCCCCCGCGCCGCAGCCCGCACCGCAGGGCTTCGCACCGCCCCAGGGCGGCGGCACGCCACCGCCCGCCCCGGCGCCCGCACCCCCGGTGCACGCCGCGCCGACCATCGTCGCGCCGCTGAACACCCCGCCCGTCGGCACCGTGCCGCCTCCCGCCCCCGCCCCGTACGCGCAACCTCCCGGCCCGCCCGGTCCTCCCGGCCCGCCGCCCGGCTACGGCCAGCAGCCGCCCGCCCCGTCGGCCCCGATGCCGCCCGGCTACGGCCAGCAGGGCCCGCCCGCACCCCCCGGGTACGGGCAGCAGCCCCCGCAGGCGCCCCCCGGCTACGGCCAGGTCCCCGGCCAGCCCGGAGCTCCCGGCGTGCCCGGCGCGCCCGCCCCCTACGGCGTGCCCCAGGGTGCCCCGCAGGGCGGCGCGGGCGTCACCGCCGCGCTCCAGGCGTACCGCGAGGCCCCCACCGGTCAGCGCTGGACGCAGCAGAACAAGAAGCTCGTCCGCGTCGACCTCGGCGTCGGCGGCCAGCCCGTGCTCGCCCGCCAGGGCAGCATGGTGCTGTACCAGGGCAAGGTCGACTTCGGCTACAAGGGCGCGGGCTTCGCCGGCCGCATCGTGGGCAACGCCACCGGCCAGGAGATGCAGCTGATGCGCTGCACCGGCCAGGGCCAGGTGTTCCTCGCCGAGGGCGCCGCCCATCTGCACCCCGTCGAGCTCCAGGGCGACGCGATCTGCGTCTCCGCGGAGAACGTCCTCGCCTTCGACGAGTCCCTCCAGTACGAGGTCCGCCGCATCGAGGGCCACGGCATCCCCGGCGGCGCGCTGTTCACCATGCAGTTCCAGGGCACCGGCACCCTCGTCGTCAAGACGCACGGCACGCCGGTGGTGCTCCCGGTGACCCCGACCACGTTCGCCGACTGCAACGCGGTCGTCGCCTGGTCCGCCGCCTCCCAGGTGATCGTCTCCAGCCAGGTGCGGATGCGCCGCAACGCCTATCCCGGGGACACCGGCGAGAGCGTCAACCTCCAGTTCCGCGGCGCGCCCGGCAACTTCATCGTCGTCCAGCCGTACGAGGTCTAG
- a CDS encoding WhiB family transcriptional regulator, with protein MQLEAHVPSVPPSDTIPKPVLPEDPTLTPLTALTALDDAIENLGVPVPCRSYDPEVFFAESPADVEYAKSLCRTCPLVDACLAGAKERREPWGVWGGELFVQGVVVARKRPRGRPRKNPVTA; from the coding sequence GTGCAACTCGAAGCGCACGTCCCGTCCGTACCGCCTTCCGACACGATCCCCAAGCCCGTCCTTCCGGAGGACCCCACCTTGACTCCGCTCACCGCGCTCACCGCGCTCGACGACGCCATCGAGAACCTCGGTGTGCCCGTCCCGTGCCGCTCGTACGACCCGGAGGTCTTCTTCGCCGAGTCGCCGGCGGACGTCGAGTACGCCAAGTCGCTCTGCCGCACCTGCCCGCTCGTCGACGCCTGCCTCGCCGGCGCCAAGGAGCGCCGCGAGCCCTGGGGTGTCTGGGGTGGCGAACTGTTCGTCCAGGGCGTCGTCGTCGCCCGGAAGCGGCCGCGTGGCCGCCCGCGCAAGAACCCGGTCACGGCATGA
- a CDS encoding ABC1 kinase family protein translates to MSDLPRKAVTRTAKLAALPLGFAGRATWGLGKRIVGESAELVGRELQQRTADQLFKVLGELKGGAMKFGQALSVFESALPEEVAGPYRAALTKLQEAAPPMPTRTVHAVLAERLGEDWQELFLEFEDKPSAAASIGQVHRAVWHDGREVAVKVQYPGAGDALLSDLNQLSRFARLLGPLVPGMDIKPLITELRDRVSEELDYDLEAAAQQAHAEEFADDPDVVVPAVVHQCEQVLVTEWMDGTPLSEIISNGTQEQRDRAGQLLARFLFSGPARTGLLHADPHPGNFRLLPGGPEGEDDWRLGVLDFGTVDRLPGGLPAPIGRSLRRTLEGDADFVYTHLREEGFVRESIDLDPDAVLDYLLPIIEPARVEEFTFTRGWMRSQAARVADPRSPAYQLGKKLNLPPSYLLIHRVTLSTIGVLCQLGATVRLREELEQWLPGFASEEDADDLVEAAEDVTEEFAEVDEADEADEADEAVDDEESEAVQLPGQQKAGDGLGDGSGERSAAQA, encoded by the coding sequence ATGTCTGATCTTCCCCGCAAGGCGGTCACCCGGACCGCCAAGCTCGCCGCGCTCCCGCTCGGCTTCGCCGGACGGGCGACCTGGGGACTTGGCAAACGGATCGTCGGCGAGTCGGCGGAGCTCGTGGGCCGTGAGCTCCAGCAGCGCACCGCGGACCAGTTGTTCAAGGTCCTCGGCGAGCTCAAGGGCGGTGCCATGAAGTTCGGGCAGGCCCTGTCCGTCTTCGAGTCGGCGCTGCCCGAGGAGGTCGCCGGGCCCTACCGTGCCGCGCTCACGAAGCTCCAGGAGGCGGCCCCTCCGATGCCGACGCGCACCGTCCACGCCGTGCTGGCGGAACGGCTGGGCGAGGACTGGCAGGAGCTGTTCCTGGAGTTCGAGGACAAGCCGTCCGCGGCCGCGTCCATCGGCCAGGTGCACCGGGCGGTGTGGCACGACGGCCGCGAGGTGGCGGTCAAGGTGCAGTACCCGGGCGCGGGCGACGCGCTGCTCTCGGATCTGAACCAGCTCAGCCGGTTCGCCCGGCTGCTCGGTCCGCTGGTCCCGGGCATGGACATCAAGCCGCTGATCACCGAATTGCGCGACCGGGTCTCCGAGGAACTGGACTACGACCTGGAGGCGGCGGCACAGCAGGCGCACGCGGAGGAGTTCGCGGACGACCCGGACGTGGTGGTGCCGGCGGTGGTGCACCAGTGCGAGCAGGTGCTGGTGACCGAGTGGATGGACGGGACACCACTGTCGGAGATCATCTCCAACGGCACCCAGGAGCAGCGCGACCGCGCCGGCCAGTTGCTGGCCCGCTTCCTCTTCTCCGGACCGGCCCGCACCGGCCTGCTCCACGCCGACCCGCACCCGGGCAACTTCCGGCTGCTGCCCGGCGGGCCGGAGGGCGAGGACGACTGGCGGCTCGGCGTCCTGGACTTCGGCACGGTCGACCGGCTCCCCGGGGGTCTGCCGGCGCCGATAGGCCGCTCGCTGCGGAGGACGCTCGAGGGCGACGCCGACTTCGTCTACACGCATCTGCGCGAGGAAGGCTTCGTCAGGGAGTCCATCGATCTGGATCCGGACGCGGTCCTGGACTACCTCCTGCCCATCATCGAACCCGCGAGGGTCGAGGAGTTCACCTTCACCCGCGGCTGGATGCGCAGTCAGGCGGCCCGGGTGGCGGACCCCCGCTCCCCCGCCTATCAGCTGGGCAAGAAGCTCAATCTGCCCCCGTCGTACCTGCTGATCCACCGGGTCACCCTCAGCACGATCGGCGTGCTGTGCCAGCTGGGGGCGACGGTACGGCTGCGCGAGGAACTGGAACAGTGGCTGCCGGGCTTCGCCTCCGAGGAGGACGCGGACGACCTGGTGGAGGCGGCGGAGGACGTCACGGAGGAGTTCGCGGAGGTCGACGAGGCCGACGAGGCCGACGAGGCCGACGAGGCCGTGGACGACGAGGAGAGCGAGGCGGTGCAGCTCCCCGGACAGCAGAAGGCCGGGGACGGGCTCGGTGACGGCTCCGGGGAACGGTCGGCGGCACAGGCCTGA
- a CDS encoding M48 metallopeptidase family protein, producing the protein MPADPPHRAAEPQRSTTSPPLGGPATSAIEVRRSARRRRTVSAYREGDRTVVLIPARMSEAEEQRWVTVMLDKLAAQESRRRLGDAELAERAERLSSQYFEGRARPTSVRWVTNQNTRWGSCTPAEGSIRLSHRLRDMPEYVVDYVLLHELAHLLVPGHGPRFWRLLEAYPRTERARGYLEGVAAAGRLPHQPEPSGA; encoded by the coding sequence GTGCCCGCCGATCCACCGCACCGCGCAGCCGAACCACAGCGCAGCACGACGAGCCCGCCGCTGGGCGGCCCGGCGACGAGCGCGATCGAGGTGCGCAGAAGCGCGCGACGGCGCCGCACGGTCTCCGCGTACCGCGAGGGTGATCGCACCGTCGTGCTGATCCCCGCCCGGATGTCCGAGGCGGAGGAGCAGCGCTGGGTCACCGTCATGCTCGACAAACTGGCCGCCCAGGAGAGCAGGCGCCGGCTGGGCGACGCCGAGCTGGCCGAACGCGCCGAGCGGCTGTCGTCGCAGTACTTCGAGGGGCGGGCCCGGCCCACCAGCGTCCGCTGGGTCACCAACCAGAACACCCGCTGGGGCTCCTGCACCCCCGCCGAGGGCAGCATCCGCCTCTCGCACCGCCTGCGGGACATGCCCGAGTACGTCGTCGACTACGTCCTCCTGCACGAACTCGCGCATCTGCTGGTCCCCGGGCACGGGCCCCGTTTCTGGCGGCTCCTGGAGGCCTATCCGCGCACGGAGCGGGCCCGCGGCTACCTCGAGGGGGTCGCCGCCGCCGGCCGGCTGCCGCACCAGCCCGAACCTTCGGGCGCATAG